In Naumovozyma castellii chromosome 1, complete genome, one DNA window encodes the following:
- the TGL4 gene encoding triacylglycerol lipase (ancestral locus Anc_5.690), with amino-acid sequence MNLASSIDATVALQRHLYPMTQHVVERYYQQQSDLHPEESNKADESELDSASESEVEALIVHRSDEEDTVINGDFDNGEENDQRKLLLVKTNSIPLMTRFKTIIYKLFQADYERSLLIEKVTAMKQRAVSYDEWKDACLRLDELTDKVSWKQNPESTLYDYKLIENVTNELRFNRLSKNYSKLLYLIRTNWVRNLGDIGNVNLYRHSHVGTKYAIDDYMLESRLSLQTLLEDESDLDDNYLLGILQQTRRSIGRTALVLSGGGSFGLFHVGVLTTLFELDLLPRVISGSSAGAIVASIITTHHKDEIPSLLEHVVAQDFNIFKDDKRKSESENLLIKISRFFKNGTWFNNKHLINTMIGFLGDLTFREAYNRTGKILNITVSPATLFEQPRLLNNLTAPNVLIWSAVCASCSLPGIFPSSPLYEKDPKTGEKKEWSGSSSVKFVDGSVDNDLPISRLSEMFNVDHIIACQVNVHVVPFLKLSVSCVGGELEDEFSARFRQNLSKVYDFLSNEMVHLLEMGSEIGIAKNTLTKFRSVLSQQYSGDITILPDLSMLFRINELLANPSKDFILREVTNGVKATWPKISIIENHCGQEFALDKAISYLKGKIIVSSSIRNPLQFSNMTIGLINHHNQKEKPETEEEEEQRKEQQRNTSYSNVLDDNLIESESTNSLRLLPENGVTGLAEDKANIHNLLYSPQAAISPTSNTLIHRPRYSQATERTTKSLSFSESSSNVKATNDANINDPHSPFRKASTGTTIFQRPKYYTEPRANINSPSYFGSIDNMEGSNDAYQFLESTPVIPNNTLAYMLENAKFKDTLNTSPTLHRRRSTRAHTYISPRHNKSKINPRTGKYMTYSQQNQQAQRHHHHHRYKVSNVDLMANSRRNSADARLNSSPDDGAPDAKERRLILRRNNSDYLFRNGSSTEQSSSVSPDQE; translated from the coding sequence ATGAATCTAGCTTCCTCTATAGATGCAACGGTAGCGTTACAAAGACACCTATATCCCATGACGCAACATGTGGTGGAGCGTTATTACCAACAACAATCGGACTTGCATCCCGAAGAATCCAACAAGGCTGATGAATCCGAGTTGGATTCAGCATCAGAATCCGAAGTCGAGGCGCTGATAGTACATAGatcagatgaagaagatacaGTGATAAACGGTGATTTCGACAATGGAGAGGAGAACGATCAACGAAAACTCTTGTTGGTGAAGACTAATAGTATACCTTTAATGACCAGatttaaaacaataatatataaactGTTTCAAGCTGATTATGAACGATCGttattgattgaaaaagtAACCGCTATGAAACAAAGAGCAGTTTCCTACGATGAATGGAAAGATGCCTGCTTGAGATTAGATGAGTTAACTGATAAGGTTAGTTGGAAACAAAATCCTGAATCCACTTTATATGACtataaattaattgaaaacGTTACCAATGAATTGAGATTCAATAGATTATCCAAGAATTACTCCAAATTATTGTATTTAATAAGGACAAATTGGGTGAGAAATTTAGGGGATATAGGTAATGTCAACTTGTACAGACATTCCCACGTGGGTACTAAATATGCCATTGATGATTATATGTTGGAATCAAGATTATCTCTACAGACTCTGTTGGAAGATGAATCAGATTTAGATGATAATTATCTACTGGGAATATTGCAACAGACGAGAAGATCTATTGGACGTACCGCGTTAGTCCTATCAGGTGGTGGATCATTCGGACTTTTCCACGTTGGTGTATTAACGACTCTTTTTGAACTGGATCTATTACCCCGTGTTATTAGCGGTAGTAGTGCGGGAGCCATTGTGGCAAGTATTATAACTACTCATCACAAGGACGAAATAccatcattattggaaCATGTAGTGGCACAGgatttcaatatatttaaagatgatAAGAGGAAAAGTGAAAgtgaaaatttattaattaaaatttcaagattttttAAGAATGGTACGTGGttcaataataaacatttaataaatacGATGATTGGATTTCTTGGTGACCTTACATTTAGAGAAGCATATAATAGAACAGggaaaattttaaatattacAGTGTCGCCGGCCACATTATTTGAACAACCTCGtctattaaataatttgacAGCACCAAACGTCTTAATATGGTCTGCCGTTTGTGCATCGTGCTCATTACCAGGAATATTTCCCTCATCTCCATTATATGAGAAGGATCCCAAGACTGgtgaaaagaaagaatggTCTGGTTCATCTTCAGTCAAATTCGTCGATGGATCAGTAGATAACGATTTGCCCATATCGAGATTATCGGAAATGTTTAATGTAGATCATATTATTGCATGTCAAGTTAATGTTCATGTGGTtccattcttgaaattaTCTGTTTCATGTGTTGGTGGAGAACTTGAGGATGAATTCTCTGCAAGATTTAGACAAAACTTGTCAAAAGTTTATGATTTCTTATCTAATGAAATGGTTCATTTATTAGAAATGGGGAGTGAAATAGGCATCGCAAAGAACACATTGACCAAGTTCAGATCTGTCTTATCTCAACAATATTCGGGAGATATCACAATATTACCTGATTTAAGTATGTTGTTTAGAATCAACGAACTATTGGCAAATCCATCTAAGGATTTTATTCTAAGAGAAGTTACGAATGGTGTCAAGGCAACTTGGCCTAAGATATCCATTATCGAGAACCATTGTGGACAAGAATTTGCCCTAGACAAAGCCATCTCATATTTGAAAGGTAAGATAATTGTTTCATCCTCCATTCGAAATCCATTACAATTCAGTAACATGACCATTGgattaataaatcatcataATCAAAAGGAAAAACCTGAAacagaggaagaagaagagcaAAGGAAAGAGcaacaaagaaatacaAGTTATTCCAATGTATTGgatgataatttaataGAATCGGAATCCACTAACTCACTTCGTTTATTACCAGAGAACGGAGTCACAGGTTTAGCAGAGGACAAGGCAAATATCCACAACTTACTATACTCACCACAGGCTGCAATTAGCCCAACATCAAATACGTTAATTCATCGGCCTAGATATAGTCAAGCAACTGAAAGGACAACCAAGTCGTTATCCTTTTCAGAATCTTCATCAAACGTTAAAGCAACTAACGATGCTAATATCAATGATCCACATTCTCCTTTTCGTAAAGCGAGTACAGGAACCACCATCTTTCAAAGGCCCAAATATTATACAGAACCAAGAGCAAATATTAATTCACCTTCTTATTTTGGGTCCATTGATAATATGGAAGGTAGTAATGATGcttatcaatttcttgaatccACCCCAGTGATCCCAAATAATACATTGGCTTACATGCTAGAAAATGCCAAGTTTAAAGACACGTTGAATACATCACCTACACTTCATAGGAGAAGATCTACAAGAGCACATACCTATATTTCGCCAAGACATAATAAGAGTAAAATTAATCCTAGAACAGGCAAGTACATGACATATAGTCAACAGAACCAACAAGCGCAGcgtcatcatcaccaccaTCGTTATAAAGTAAGCAATGTCGACTTAATGGCAAACTCAAGACGAAATAGTGCCGACGCAAGGTTGAATTCATCACCGGATGATGGAGCACCGGATGCAAAGGAGAGAAGACTAATTCTGAGGCGCAATAATAGTGATTACCTCTTTAGAAATGGAAGCTCTACTGAACAAAGTTCAAGTGTGTCTCCAGACCAAGAATGA
- the PXL1 gene encoding Pxl1p (ancestral locus Anc_5.691), whose product MQNFDTIYGSPFPKLNPRVRYKTAIERAGFDTAKNKNNMAPNLPPGNAKQTVPNNNASGYYSTSNHRTPPVKSPLAHNSSPYTRPYMQNTGTNVNSSSTPVLSQMNGSNLSLNQNNNTRKNHSSLPKNNIEMNTQNNNNTIAETDMNPIEKSFMMLTQNDKSSTFDFDMSESAHHSATTGTRTSSPYSNEQHEDEVDDTESLNLEPNASLKIDLQRDEKPLFSPVPISDESFPREPSEPKQYHNSLIYEEKTNSLYISPEKNEFQANQWQQLQREIPSNRSSWKNDGTILSAATTTNTNLHVEQLIAQLDDVSYSRNEEIEDTLQQNQNHLGTGPAQHFKKSSAYLSGYPLMSRNYINNNTNQDEPSLPTMQHLSIDESPTSSSDPSTNGGTPMFYKFNTTDTRLPIPSSPLQSHSFPPTIERSLLAERDTSQTPTPVPPKINTFPPEESPSKGLTVGNDEIRIEPMEQTLKEKKYPPGEGPCRNCGLEIHGKKIFSKNDNELSGQWHRECFRCVKCDIKFNKSIPCYILDDTPYCQQHFHEENNSICKICKKFIEGKCLENDKLERFHVHCLNCAICHEQIYDDYYIFNGELPLCLNHDIDKLLKEGLTGNNLVIEPDTKNDKIAKRRTRLIDFTD is encoded by the coding sequence ATGCAGAACTTCGATACCATATATGGGTCTCCATTCCCGAAGCTGAATCCCAGAGTTCGCTACAAGACTGCCATCGAGAGAGCGGGCTTCGACACAGCtaagaacaagaacaacatGGCACCCAATCTGCCACCGGGAAACGCTAAACAAACTGTTCCAAACAATAATGCATCAGGATATTATTCCACTTCTAATCATCGCACGCCGCCCGTCAAGTCGCCCTTGGCTCATAATTCCTCGCCTTATACTCGACCATACATGCAAAATACAGGTACCAATGTTAATTCATCGTCGACACCCGTGTTAAGCCAAATGAATGGTTCTAACTTGAGTCTCAATCAGAATAACAACACAAGGAAAAACCATTCATCTTTACCGAAGAATAATATTGAGATGAATACgcaaaataataataacacGATTGCAGAAACTGATATGAACCCCATTGAAAAAAGTTTCATGATGCTCACAcaaaatgataaatcttCCACTTTTGATTTCGACATGTCTGAATCTGCCCATCATTCAGCTACAACTGGGACACGAACCTCATCACCATATTCCAATGAACAAcatgaagatgaagttgaTGACACGGAaagtttgaatttggaaCCAAATGCAAGTTTAAAGATTGATTTACAACGAGATGAAAAACCATTATTTTCACCGGTGCCTATATCAGATGAATCCTTCCCAAGGGAGCCTAGCGAACCCAAGCAGTAtcataattctttaatttacGAGGAAAAGACAAATTCTCTTTATATTAGTCCTgagaaaaatgaatttcAAGCTAATCAATGGCAACAATTACAACGAGAGATCCCATCAAATCGTTCCTCTTGGAAAAATGATGGTACTATACTTAGTGCAGCTACCACAACAAATACAAATTTACATGTGGAACAATTGATTGCACAATTAGATGATGTGTCCTATTCcagaaatgaagaaattgaagatactttacaacaaaatcaaaaccATCTAGGTACAGGACCAGCACAGcattttaaaaaatcaaGTGCATATCTCTCTGGTTATCCACTGATGTCACGTAACtacattaataataatactaatcAAGACGAGCCGTCATTACCTACAATGCAGCATTTATCAATAGACGAATCACCAACATCATCCTCAGATCCATCTACAAATGGTGGCACCCCAATGTTCTATAAATTCAATACAACAGATACTCGTTTACCAATTCCATCCTCTCCATTACAATCACATTCATTCCCACCCACTATTGAACGATCATTACTGGCAGAAAGAGATACGTCTCAAACTCCAACACCTGTCCCACCAAAGATAAATACTTTTCCACCGGAGGAATCACCTTCTAAAGGTTTAACTGTGGGAAATGATGAGATTAGGATAGAACCCATGGAGCAAACAttgaaggagaagaaatatcCACCAGGGGAAGGTCCCTGCAGAAATTGTGGATTAGAAATTCATGggaagaaaatattctccaaaaatgataatgagTTATCAGGGCAATGGCATAGAGAATGTTTTAGATGTGTGAAATGTGatatcaaatttaataaatccaTACCATGTTATATCCTTGATGATACTCCCTATTGTCAACAGCATTTCCATGAGGAAAACAATAGTATATGTAAGATTTGTAAGAAATTCATCGAGGGAAAATGTTTGGAGaatgataaattggaaagattcCATGTTCACTGTTTGAACTGTGCCATTTGTCATGAACAAATATATGATGATTAttatatcttcaatggagAACTTCCTCTATGTTTGAATCACGATATCGATAAATTGTTAAAAGAGGGGTTGACCGGAAATAATCTTGTGATAGAGCCAGATACTAAAAATGATAAGATCGCTAAGAGAAGAACTAGATTGATAGATTTTACTGATTAA